In one Cronobacter dublinensis subsp. dublinensis LMG 23823 genomic region, the following are encoded:
- the tatE gene encoding twin-arginine translocase subunit TatE has product MGEISITKLLVIAALVVLLFGTKKLRTLGGDLGAAIKGFKKAMNDDESSAKTPAATDAPAERLSHKE; this is encoded by the coding sequence ATGGGTGAAATTAGTATTACCAAGCTGCTCGTGATCGCCGCACTGGTTGTTCTGCTGTTTGGTACCAAAAAACTGCGCACGCTTGGGGGAGACCTGGGCGCGGCAATTAAAGGCTTTAAGAAAGCGATGAACGACGACGAGTCCAGCGCGAAAACGCCTGCTGCGACCGACGCTCCTGCGGAACGTCTGTCTCACAAAGAGTAA